In Cinclus cinclus chromosome 1, bCinCin1.1, whole genome shotgun sequence, the sequence AACCGCTACTGCCAAATTAACAATAAATCACTCTATTCCACAATTTACTACTAAATAAAGCACAAGCAACAAgtacacaaaaatatatatattaaaaaaaaaaaacaaacaaaaaaacaccaacaacaaaacaaccttACTAGAAGTTTAGAAGTTGCACAAAGAGTGGTGCATGATCAGCCAGCCCTCCCCCCTCCCACCAAGAATCCATGGGAAATCAAGAAAATGGGGTTTAAAAACTGATGGTTTAGTAGTGGCCAACATTGACTCTGCCTAAGCGATGCTCAAAAGCACTCTGGTGGTGTTGGTATTGCTTAAAGGGTCAGTCTGCTTCCATGTTACCCTACATCCTAGTTCAGCTGCAAACACTCTGGGTGCAGCCACCCACTGAAACCCTGACTGAATGAGGTTCAATATCTTGTCTGAGGTCTCTGTTTCTCAAGTGAAATGTACATCTAACTCCAAGTGAAATGTCAATCCCTTTTCAGGAAGCTAAGGCACGAACAAAGTAGTAAGGATTCTGGCTACGCACTAAGAAACGGGTGTTGGCAAAGtgtctgtgggttttgtttttatgaagTCTTTTGGCAGCTGGGGCCGGTAACAAGTGGCTCCAGACTGGAAATTTGTGTgccagaggctgcccagggagggcagCGCTGCCCAGCCacactgctgtgccagctgcaggatGCCAAGCACTCGCAgctttcctctgctgcagggagagTCGCAGATGCTCGGCTCCACGTGGGACATAACCCACTGGAGGAATTAAGTCCATTTATCTTCATCTCAGATTAAAAGGATTGAGAATAAGCCCAAGTTTTTCTTAGATGCGTTACGGTTGTTCATATAAACTAGAGTTACATTCGGTTGCATTCAGCTTGTGCTCTGttcatctgtgtttttctttcctttagaaaggtgaatggaaaaaaagcaatattGAACAAATCATTCAACTAAAGATGTAAGCAAGCGAGCAATCTGTTTCACAGAAACCAGAGGAAGCAGTCGTGAAGCAGAGCTAAACGCCCACTTTGAGATAACGTGCTCCTAAACCCAAAATCTAGGAGTAGTTTGCAGAATTTCAAAAGGTATTTTCCTTATTAATACATCCTTATTTTAATGCCTTTGGAACACAAAcacatttataaaaatgttatttttcagtaataaaatttaaatacacaTATGTATAAAATAGTAAAACTACACCTGCATATTGCTcctagcattaaaaaaaacagtagGAGCTACTGATAAAACATCTGGAGCATGAGCTCCTTAAATGGGAGCaacttttgtttctgtgaagtaTATTTAGTTTAACCACTTAAAACCTTGTATGAATCCTCATTATTGTTTGAGATACTAATGTActcaatttccattttttaattccttgtaCAAAAAtgacaaggaaaataaagttattGTTGAATTACAGCAAATCTAGTTTGCTTTTATGCATCACAGGGCTGGTtgtttttttaggtttttttttttttcctcttttggtTATTAGGGGTTGGGGAATAGAATATATTGCATTAGGTAAAAAGTGGTGTAAGCAATATGCTTTTACTTCACTCCTAAGAGTCCTGTCTTTAAATCTTGGCAATGGGCAAAAAGTCCCTAACCAAGTACCCAGGTGTAGAAAGTGTGATTAACATCTAACTTGTTGCTTAGGAGGACATAACACACCATGTAACACAACTGAAAAGATCActccaataaaaacaaaacaaaacaaaccaaaacaagctgGTAGTTGCAAATTTACATTCACTTTCTGACTGCACACTAGTTTTGAACTGAAAATAGGTACACACTTTCTGGCTGGACTTGATCCACCCTTTGGCGGTGGCAGCGGGGAGAAGACTGACGCCTACAAATGTGAACACACTACTGGAAGGTTCCTATGCAGTACTCTTTCTATGctactaaagagaaaaaaaaaacacacacacaaaaaaaagcaagttaagaattaaaacaaaaactgcgacaaaatatttgcattactACATTACAACACTTTTATATTTCAAGATCAGCCATTAATTTTGCCTGTTTCCCTATACCAGAGTCATGAAAGCACAACAACAGTTTCAAATTCAACTTGAAACATCTGTCATTTAGGCAAGCAGAGATTCTCTGTCGAAATTCTGTTCGGCCCTAATTTTAGAGAATAAcactaaattttttttcttctgttatccATAACAGGTCACCAAAATTTAAGCCAGAAAATGGCAAAATTCTTAACAACTTTTATAATGACTTCAATACAAGTCAAAATGctatatatatgtacatgtgtatatatGGACttctatatatacacacacaagttttcagaaaaaactgaattctatatttatttttaaaatttagatttGTCATTATAGAACAGGTCAGATGCGTCACCATTTGGGAAGAGGATTTGGTTGGGAACAGactggagaatttttttcccaaatctcaGGAATCCTTGtgatacatattttaaatggaTTATTTGCAAAtagtaaaatatattaaaaggtAAAAGTGGCAATTCTACCACTGACATCAATAAAACAGAATAGCTGGTATGGttgaaaaagttttaaaaatgggATAAGTGTTGCGAGTTTGCCTGGGATGACTTTCTActgaacattttaaatgtgtaaattggcagtgaaaatggaaacAATACGAGactgttaaaaaaaccaacaaaccaaagtAAACACAGCTGAGAATAAACActttcaaaacatttaaaaaaaaagttaatttaaatttcttacTGGCTTCATGAGATTGGTACTGTACAAAAGCAGAGAATTTATAATGTCTTATAGCAGGCACTAAGTTAAAAATGGTCACCTAAGGCATTTCTACAAATAGACAGTTAACAAGCCAGCTTTGTACATCCTATTGGAAAGCTTGATGAAATCGTGGTAGGGTGGTGGTTGTGCTTAGACTGCTTGTGAAAGCTGCTGACAATGAGTGCAGAGACCCAAGACCTATACTATTGCTAGGATCTTGTGGATCCTGGGTTTGTGGTGGGAGTTGAGTCATAGAAGAATGTGCCTCCTCTTGCGTGTAACTCATCCCGAGGCTTCCCACTGAAACAGAAGGATTATAGGGAGGGCCATTTACAGGTATGAAGTTGAACAGCTGAGAAAAGTCCAATGATGGGGCATTTAGAGGTTCGCTAATAGGAACGGAGCCCTTGGAAAGGGAAACTTCCCCAGATCCATCATCTAGTGGCCCTACTTGTGGATCCAGCCCTAGTTTTGATGAAGATGCTTGAGAATCCTGGGATGAAGAAGGCATACCACTTTGCAATTCCATTAAGTAACTTTCAATTTCCCCTTTCAATGGCTGTTCTTTTTCAGGCATAGAAATTGAGTATGAGGTAGTACCGAGCGGATATTTCAACGATAGCTGGTGAGAAGGGTGGACAGACTCCATATCTATTGGACAAGGCATTCCCAATGGCAACGATGTGGCAACCATTTGGTGTGCAGATGCAGAACTCTGCATGGACTGAATCTGAGTGTTGTAGAGATTTAATTGCAAAGTGTTTGTAAATGGCTTTGATGTCAGTTCACTGGAAGGTAAAGACATCACTGGAAGCAGCTCATCCTTAATAGGCACAGAAACATTGCAGGTAAAGGGATCTAGAAGGTCCATTGGCTCTGTTTTGACCTTCAAAAGTTCTTGGTTGTGACTTTTCTTCATGTGGCGCGTGAGGTGATCCTTCCGCCCAAATCTCTGTGCACAGTACTGACAGAGGAAGTCCTTTCTTCCAGTGTGCACTACCATGTGTCTGCGGACATCCTTTCGGGTGTAGAACCGACGATCACAGTGTTCACACTGGtgctttttctccttcactCCACCCGATGACTTGCCTGCATGAGTTTTTaggtgctccagcagcactcctGTGCTTTCAAAAGTCTGCAAACATACCTTACAGGTGAGGTCACCACTTGTTGCAGCATGCAAAGCCAGGTGACGTTTGAACCCAAGCTTGGTATTGTAGTTCTTTCCACATTCTTCACACTTAAAGGCCTCTTTGTTGGGATTGTGTGTATGTAGGTGATTCTTTAGGTGATCTTTTCGGTGAAACATTTTCTCACAATAATTACACTTGTGGGTTTTCTCAGGAGAATGAGTAGCCATATGCCTTTAAACACAGATATATTCTGTAAGTAATTATTTTGATCAAAAAACACACGTGCTCATTTTTTAATGGCAGCTAAATACTACACTAAGGACTGCTTTGCAACAGAACCTTTTAACTGAAAGCATGACACTACAAAGACAGTTTGACAAATTTAAATATAGCAAAACGCGAGCCATTTCTCTTAAATTGACACTTTAGTTTTGGTGGGTTTTAGCTACTGTAACAGGGGTATATGGGCAAGTATGAAAGTACTCGTGTAAAAGTCCATAGCCAAAGAACTTTCAGTCCATACTCTTTTTCTTGTGACAATTCCTTATACAAATGAAAATTCTACgctcattaaaaacaaaacaaaacaaaacaaaaacaaaaacaaacaaacagaaaacaaaagcagaaaacaagaaacaaaatcaaacacatTAGCTTGCAAACTTAGGTAATCTAGAAACAATCCAATGGCTACTTTAATTAACACATCCTCTCTGCAATCAGCTGAAGGCGTACAGAAATATATACTTTTACACGGCTTAACACGGCCAACATAAAATAGATAATATAATCTGAAAGATAAATAGAGTTTAATACCTTAGTAATTTGTACTTAGAAACAAAGGCCTTGGTGCAGTCTTGTTGTGTGCACTTGTAGGGCCTCTCTCCTGTGTGAGAGTATGAGTGAACCTTTAATTTCTCAACACTGTTAAAGGCCTTGTCACACAGTTGGCAAGGAAAgttttttcttggtttggttTCACCACGCTTACGTTTCCCTGAAGGGACTTTCTGGGTATCTCTTACTTCTGACAAATCACCAGGAATGACAGTGGCCATCGCAGCCTAAACCAGGCCTTCTTGTTGGACACTTGGGAATTGCCCAACTCCACTAAATGATTTAGCTTTAGATGGCTTCTCAAGTTTCATGTGGTcgtaaaagaaagcaaaaggggactggaaaaaaaaaataagaaacaactAGTTTGTAACTAAACTTAGATTTTGAAGTTTACTTGCTATGTGATGCTTCtgaataaaacttaaaaataaagttagGTTCAGCTGGTCTAATGTAATACCTACAGGTTTCTTTATACTATTTGCTGCAACTCTTAAAATGCATTGCTCAGGATGAACAGATCCACATATGCCCTGAATTCACACCTCACAACCTTCCCCTCAAGCACTGATGGAGAACAGTAAAGGTTTCTGTCAGATTAAGGGAGGCATAAGGCAAACAGCTTACCTACCCAGGCACCTTTTGGCAGCTTCTGATTTCAAAGGAATTacagctgtgcctgtggtgtTTGCACAGACATCCCCACACACATATgcatgcacaaacacacacacacacacacacacacacaactatCAAAGTGAAAGTCTGTAAGCCTCAAAATGTTTGAAAACCTGCACAAAACGCAGCAGCACCCATGCTGACACTATGGAGGGCAAAGCTCATGTTCCCTTTTGGATGTAACTCCTTCCCCATGATTACTGCGCATCTGCGCATCTACTCTAGCAAAATGCATGCGCTGCCAGTGATGCCTAACAGCAGGTGAAATTCTCCTGTAAACTCACCCTCTGCTAACAGAGACTTGATCTATAAGTGACAGAAGCCCCATTAGGGTTAGATTAGATAGATCAGGGTTTCATTAGCCCAGTGCTGGAGACCCCCAGCCTCCTTATGCTACTCTATGAGACACGACGCTGTAAGCATTCACTCAGGCTAGCTAGCTTCAGGATGGAGGCTCCAAGTCCTACCCCTGTGGCATAGCAAAATATGAACTAAACCGGAGGCTCTCATTGTCAGGAGGTGCATGACGTGATCCTTGTGTCTGACTTGTGGGTAAGAAGCTTTAAATTCGTCATCTGGTATCATATAGTGGCAACTGGGCACCTGCCATCACAGGGCACTCAACAGCCCTCCTTTGTCAGGGATTGCTGACAGCTTCGCTTCATCCTTGGAGCACAACTGCTACTATAGATACCAAAATCCTGCGCTACCCATCGTGGGAAGGGTGGAGCGTGATGTGTGCAGcagtggggaaaaggaggacAGCAGGACAAGCATTCAATGCAAGCATTTGGGAGGGCTGGAAAGCCCCAAAATCTAGCTTTTCTCCCTTGAAAGCGCCACCACCCACCCCCAGCCCCGGTGTCGTGgccggcagctgctgtcccctccGGTCTCTGCCGGGGCAGCTGCGCAGgaggcggccgggccgggcagcggggccgggcagcggcAGGGCCAGGGCGCAGTGTCCGGGCAGAGCCGCAGCCCCAGCCGCAGGCTGGGAAACCgcagctgctgggacaggtggagctgggcagctggagccaggcaggcaccaccaggctgcagctgctccagccctacGCCACCTCCCTGGAAAACAAGCCGGGCTCTTCCCTGCTGGCAGCGGGTAGCTGGGAGGGAGCCCCGGCCTTTAGCTGTTctctcagccctgctgaggctCAGCAGAGATGGAGGGAGCCAGCTGCTCCAGAGAGGAGTGGAGAGCAGCACCCAGGTGtgcggggggaaaaaaaactacaCGGTCCTTGCAAGTGCCCCAGCATGGTCCTGGAagaaagcaggaaggaaggaatgccTGGGTTTTCCTCAGTGCATGGCAGGACGGGAGaagcagggagaggaagaaggggAGGTGCTCTTTAATATCTGCATTTTAAGAAATCCTCAGACTGAGACCTCCATTTGAAATATACAGAGCCTTTTCTGCCCTCCTCCACATTTTCCCTTGTCTTTGGAGGAGGAGAGAAGTACTGGCACACCAAGATGGAAATCTGCTTCCTTTCAACCCTGAAGTCCTCGAAAGACAGGTTAAGCTATGCTACCTCGTTTAAGCAAGCAGTTTTGCAAGACCACCTTATTCCCTTAAATTTTATAAGGAAACACTAACTTCTTTTAAAGCTACCTAGTGAGAGAAAAGGCATTTCTTTAAGGACTCACTTGATTTCAGATTTGTCTCAAGCTCATTCCCACTCGTGGGATGAAGCCTGGAGACATCAGTTCCATGAGTGGGAAAGTGCACAGGTCTTCAAAGTATCagcttaattttcctttctgtctcatAATCAACAATCTAGTTCACTAATTCTAGTTCACATGGAACAGATGTTTGGCAACCTAGGagcaataattttcttcaataaaaGTAAATGAAGACCAGTTCCAAAGACTTTAATGAAGCCACCAATGTAATTAAAATGAGAGTCTGATTAACATCCAAGTCGTGATATATCTGTGGATTgaaaggtggggttttttttaatataggcTTTAGTCAGAATctggtaataaaaataattttcttcttctgttaaTGAACACACTGGTCTTCAATGCATATTGGCCTGAATGTAGAATGAAATTTTGCTTTAGTCTAATCTCTCCTGACAAATGAagttggggggagggggagggaacCCAACCTGACTTACAGTTGCACAGAATACTTTTATACCACACAGGCACCTGCATGAGACCCACCACACAGAGGTGAGAGAAGAGCAGTCACAGCCCTCACTGCATGGCCAGGGTACTTACAGCTCCTCTGCCCCCCCTGCCAAATCCATACCTAGCCTGAGACAGGGCAGGCAGGGTTAGCAGAAGGGGACAGCCTCCACATCCTGCTGCATGAGAGTGGCACTACTTCAGCCATGCTGGATCCAGAGCTCAGCAGCAAGTGGACTCTGTGCCCAGACAGCGACAAGAGAAGCGGAGAAAGCAGGAAAGACACAGGGAAGGAGGATGAGCCACCACAGGGAAGGAGAGTAGACAGAACCCAGATGGGGGTGTAGGGCTAGGGAGGCTCAGGGTGTGCTACATAGGCATTGGGAATATCTAAGGACATGAGGATGGGGTGAGCTGGTAACACTGGGGTGGGTGGGAAGCAACTGAACGTGCATCAAGTTGGGGAGATGCAGGAAATGAGGCCATGCAGAAgggtgcaagaagcagcctttGCTGTGAAACAGCATATAAAGCTTAACAAATTAACATCTGACAACTTCTCACTCCTTTTCTCAATGCAAAGATCATACCTCAGGCTGGAGGCCATCCTATATTCAGGCCAATATAACATCACTGTTATCTTCCCCAAAACTTCAGGTAACCTAGCTGCTGTAGCAGCCAGAATATTCACAGGGATGAAGAATTAGGGTTTTGTTCCTCTACAATCAAAATTAATTAAGCTGACTTTGAACTGTGTTTAAGTATCCTTAAAGATGCATCATTAGAACAAATATAGTGTGGATCCAATCTTTGACAATGacagcattttattaaaaaacacgTATGCGCTATTATCTCAATATCACTTCTCAATAGGTGGGCAATTAAGAACATCAGTATTGATCTCTGAATAGCAAAAAACcactttctttcatttttttggggtgtggATATATAGACTGAGCAATGAagataaaacttttaaaaaacactgatccttaaatattaatttttccaaAGACCAGCTGAAAGAATTTTATGAGTAAAATTGCCTGCCTATGTCTCAACATATTATCACTTAAAATCCACATTCTTACTGGTACTTTCACAACTGCAGGATGAATGATTATATGCAATATCAAATATAACAAACACATCACACAAAAGCTTATATATaatactattttaaaagaagcatATACTTAAAGCAGGATTAAAGCAGCCTCTGTTCAATGCACACCTGATGTTTGCCCACTAAAGTCCTCAGATTTTGGTCTTAACCAGTTCCGCTGACTCTTCTTGGAGGAAACCAGAATCCAGTACTTCCCATTTTTACTGgtctgaaaaacaaaaggaacaaTGGACTAGACTCCAGCGAAACCAGTGCATTCATATAGGCTGTGATGCAGCAAGACCAGGGATTGGAAAGAATTGGAAAGGAAAAGTTAAAAGGGACAGATCCAACCCATGCACAGAACATTATATACTGTTAATTATAAACTGTAGGAATCATTCTTGCATTATCAGAAGCAATTATGCACTTCAACTTGCAGAATACTTACATAATTTCAACTAATGCTATGCTGGACAGTGACACATAAAGAGATAAAATTAGACAAAAGCAAAGGCGTTTccataaagttaaaaaaaaaatccacagaccACAAATAATTTAGATGTAACAGCAAAACATGTGAAATGCTGGGCCCAGACTTGAGTTTCTTACTCAGAAAGGACTGAATAAGAGAAGATTCTGGATTAGGCCCAATTTTACTAGAACCTAATGCCTTCATTCTGCTTAATTATACAGGAAATAGCAGCTTAAAAGGTGAcctgcaaaggaaaataaaattaatttaaaaaaataataaaacctctTAATGATGAACATGCTACAGGTAAATCCCAAAGGAGGGCAAGTCTAAGTATGCCTGAGCAAATGGAGAGGGCCTTTTTGGAATTTCCCTTATatctccctttcccctgccatCATCCTTTCATAAATTTGCAGCAGGTCTTCCTTTTCTTGCTAGAAGGCCTCCTGGATGACACAGgtacacacagaaaacatgttcAGTGCCTCATTGCAATGGGGAGGTTTATCCTGTCCAATTCTTCCAGATGTGTAAGGGCAAAGCCCTACACAGTGTTCATACCCCACAGCAGGCTGAAGCTGTTTGGCAGGAGCCCTGTAGTAACataacatttccccccacacaaaacattttcctttctggcTTGCCATTCATTCCAGAAATCATTCTTTCTCTTGATACAGAGttcagctctgcacagctccagcatcctCTGTTGGTGAGCATGAATGTGAGCAAACAGGTGTCCTTAAACACCAGTAATGTCAGAAGTGCTCCAGAGCAACCGACTGAAG encodes:
- the PLAG1 gene encoding zinc finger protein PLAG1 isoform X3, which encodes MATHSPEKTHKCNYCEKMFHRKDHLKNHLHTHNPNKEAFKCEECGKNYNTKLGFKRHLALHAATSGDLTCKVCLQTFESTGVLLEHLKTHAGKSSGGVKEKKHQCEHCDRRFYTRKDVRRHMVVHTGRKDFLCQYCAQRFGRKDHLTRHMKKSHNQELLKVKTEPMDLLDPFTCNVSVPIKDELLPVMSLPSSELTSKPFTNTLQLNLYNTQIQSMQSSASAHQMVATSLPLGMPCPIDMESVHPSHQLSLKYPLGTTSYSISMPEKEQPLKGEIESYLMELQSGMPSSSQDSQASSSKLGLDPQVGPLDDGSGEVSLSKGSVPISEPLNAPSLDFSQLFNFIPVNGPPYNPSVSVGSLGMSYTQEEAHSSMTQLPPQTQDPQDPSNSIGLGSLHSLSAAFTSSLSTTTTLPRFHQAFQ
- the PLAG1 gene encoding zinc finger protein PLAG1 isoform X2 → MATVIPGDLSEVRDTQKVPSGKRERPYKCTQQDCTKAFVSKYKLLRHMATHSPEKTHKCNYCEKMFHRKDHLKNHLHTHNPNKEAFKCEECGKNYNTKLGFKRHLALHAATSGDLTCKVCLQTFESTGVLLEHLKTHAGKSSGGVKEKKHQCEHCDRRFYTRKDVRRHMVVHTGRKDFLCQYCAQRFGRKDHLTRHMKKSHNQELLKVKTEPMDLLDPFTCNVSVPIKDELLPVMSLPSSELTSKPFTNTLQLNLYNTQIQSMQSSASAHQMVATSLPLGMPCPIDMESVHPSHQLSLKYPLGTTSYSISMPEKEQPLKGEIESYLMELQSGMPSSSQDSQASSSKLGLDPQVGPLDDGSGEVSLSKGSVPISEPLNAPSLDFSQLFNFIPVNGPPYNPSVSVGSLGMSYTQEEAHSSMTQLPPQTQDPQDPSNSIGLGSLHSLSAAFTSSLSTTTTLPRFHQAFQ
- the PLAG1 gene encoding zinc finger protein PLAG1 isoform X1, coding for MATVIPGDLSEVRDTQKVPSGKRKRGETKPRKNFPCQLCDKAFNSVEKLKVHSYSHTGERPYKCTQQDCTKAFVSKYKLLRHMATHSPEKTHKCNYCEKMFHRKDHLKNHLHTHNPNKEAFKCEECGKNYNTKLGFKRHLALHAATSGDLTCKVCLQTFESTGVLLEHLKTHAGKSSGGVKEKKHQCEHCDRRFYTRKDVRRHMVVHTGRKDFLCQYCAQRFGRKDHLTRHMKKSHNQELLKVKTEPMDLLDPFTCNVSVPIKDELLPVMSLPSSELTSKPFTNTLQLNLYNTQIQSMQSSASAHQMVATSLPLGMPCPIDMESVHPSHQLSLKYPLGTTSYSISMPEKEQPLKGEIESYLMELQSGMPSSSQDSQASSSKLGLDPQVGPLDDGSGEVSLSKGSVPISEPLNAPSLDFSQLFNFIPVNGPPYNPSVSVGSLGMSYTQEEAHSSMTQLPPQTQDPQDPSNSIGLGSLHSLSAAFTSSLSTTTTLPRFHQAFQ